The nucleotide window CGAGGTCGAGGTTGGACAGCCAGAGCGCCCGCCGCGGCGTGGGCTCAGCTCGCTCGGCGCCACCAGCTCGGTGGTGACGACCTCCACGGCCATCGATCGGAGGATGTCTGTGGCTCGCTCTTGTTCCGGCGTTTTGCCCTCTGTGACTGTGATAGCTCTCTTCTAGTTTGGTCGTGTGGTGCGTGAAGTGAGTGCAGCGACTCCGTCCAAAGGGAGGGACTGGGATTTATAAGGGGTTGCCGTGTGGGTTTGGTAGCGGAAAATCATAAGAAATAAGGTCGTGGAGTTGTTGAGTACTTGAGTCGGCTGTGCTTGCATTACATCATGGTTTCAAGGTGCAATCACAGTTTGCCGGTCTCTCATTGTCTCATCTCTCGTAGCTGTCGATGGATATAGAATATTGTGTGACGTTACTTTGTTTGTAGGATACTTCACTACCACAAAGCTGAGATTTCGTGAGAGTGGAAATACCGGTTTTACCCTCATAAAATTAATACGTGACGACCAAACATCATGCATTAATCCTCACGATAATGAAGCCAGGAATATACAGTTTTCATGAGGGTTAACTCTCACGATTTTTTTTCGTGGCGAACGGCCACCTCCACGAAAATTACATTGTCATCGGGCAGGTAGCTTTTTATGGCGGTATTTCGCGGAGGTCACCGTCATGAAATTAATTCGTGAGTCTCAAAACTCATAGGAAAATAGTATTTCGTGAGAGGGAGACATCACCACGAAAAAATGGTTGAACCATGAGAGGGAGACACCACCACGAAAACAGGTTCAACCCTCATGGTATATGGTTTCCCTGGGAGTCCAACGCCACCTGGAAAACATGTTCAAACCCTCATGAAATATGGTTTTCCTGGGAGTCCAGAACTGCTGCCAGGAACATTTATTTCATGAGAGTAAAACCTCCATGAAAATTTTCAACCCAAATCCAAATGCACCCATATTTCAAAAGTCAATCCAACACAAATACAATCAGATTTCATAACATGCATATATTCAACTAATTTCAGTCCAAACATATCACAAAGTGTCCAACAATTGCACTCCAAACATATTACAAAGTCTCTAACACCATTACATTGGTGCAAGGCAATATTGTCTCATAGTCATAGTCAACTAACAAGTCCCAGAACCTACATAGCTTTGAGGTCTACTTAGTACAACACCAAAAGGTTTTGTTTCAACCTAGGGTCGCTGGTTAGCAAAATAAGCCTAGCATCTATTAGTTTGGATCAAAAGAGCCCAAAAGTACGATGGTACCATGTTCAGGTTTTACTCACATCCATTGCATCAATTATCATTGATATCATCctcattatcatcactatcatcctcTTCATTGATGTTGTCCTCTTCATTACCACTATTCATGTCGGCATCTTCACTGCCACTAATGTCATCACTACCATCATCTTCATCAAAGTCATCAGAACTATggttgtcatcatcatagctgTTGCTGTCATTCATCTCATCATAGtagtcatcatcatcaacatTAGTGTCCACGATATCAGCACTAGTAAGTATTTCAAGTGGGTTAGTGCTGACATGTGATGATGCAGAAACCTGAAAAAGATCAATCATGGTCTTAGACTTCAAATAAAAAGGATGGTTGCCACATTTATTTAGCTAAAATAGCAGGTGGTTGCCACATTTATTTAACCAAAACAGCAAGTGGTTGTCACATTTATTTATCTAAAACAGCAAGTGTAAAGGATATATCCAAAACTAGACTCACATTTGTTTAACCAATTTCAAACATGAATAATACAACATTTATGTTAGTAGCCAGCCTCCCTGCACATGAGAGCAGCAGTCCAGCCACACACTGGTTATAGGCTAGAGGAGGAAAAAGAGGGGTGataacagagcatacacacacaagtGCAGCAACTGAACTGCTTCTCTCAGTTCCATTCCATAGAGTATACATCTAGGTGTAGTAGTTGAATAACTACAAGGTTAGGCTCAACTACTCTACATGGCTATTGACATACTCCTACAGTACATGGAGAGAACAGCAAAACAATTTACCTGATGACGACGGGCATCGATATTTGCTAGACGGTTCATCAGATCAGCAGGTAGAGGCTTTTTAAGATCCTCGAAAAGTCTCTGAAATTTGATGTGCAAAAAAATCAGATCAATGCATATGACCAGTAAGTTGTAACATGGAGAGGGATGATTATTACCAGCATCATCTCATGATTAATACTATTTTCCTCAATGAGAATCTCATTATTCTCATTCAACTTCTTATTTGTTTCATTCAGTGCATCATTCCTGTCCTTCAATTGCTCATTTTCATGTACTACAGCTTGATAAGCATGTTAGGGACCCTGATGCctaagagagggggggggggggtgaattaggcaacttaaaactctaactctaaactatgacctctttttctatccttagcaaaaacctatacaaaagataaactatctaaatatgcaactacgtttttgctagtgtgttgctatctctaccacaaaaaagagttatgcaacctatattccaaacctatcaactagcctatcactaagctagaaaagtaaagcacaaaccaagattgcaatgtaaatgcggaagttaAAGAGTAAGGTGGAGATATACAAACTCCAATCGacgactctgatatttttaccgagctatcgagaagcgcgcaagctttcccctagtcctcataGGAGCcgctcgcaaggaatccctcgcaagggccaagctcccagtcgggtatcTTCGTGGATAGCTCCGGGCCTTTCCCACGCGCAAGCGGGTCTCCGGTTAAGCCACTCGTGGCAAAGCCTCTTCCGGaccgctccccgctgtcttcactatcaagcttctagccgaaacgccgcgggccttgttctttctggtacacggtggcggtcacaccacaaatgtggttggtgtggtctcgtAAAACTACAAGCCCCTACGATGTACagcaatggtgcgcgcaagcaccaagtggtaagaggtatgcaaacctcataaaacactaggcctaaacctagagcaagcacataagcgatggtctaagtaacctaagcacttcacaaaagcacctacgctaatcactaaatgtatcactaagcactatgcaagtggagatcactaaagtggtgtatcaacacccttggtatgttttctctcctctcctctactcaAATGGCTGATTTGGGggatc belongs to Miscanthus floridulus cultivar M001 chromosome 4, ASM1932011v1, whole genome shotgun sequence and includes:
- the LOC136551804 gene encoding rRNA biogenesis protein rrp36-like; the protein is MMLRLFEDLKKPLPADLMNRLANIDARRHQVSASSHVSTNPLEILTSADIVDTNVDDDDYYDEMNDSNSYDDDNHSSDDFDEDDGSDDISGSEDADMNSGNEEDNINEEDDSDDNEDDINDN